Genomic segment of Sodaliphilus pleomorphus:
GCTGCTGATGTCGCCCACCAGGAAGGAGATGACAGCCCCCTTGCCCGACTGGGTGCCAAAGATGCGCATGCCTGGTATCTCGAGCAACTCGCGGGTGGCCTCCTCGAGCAACTCGTGCTCGTGGGCGGCAATGTTTTCCATGCCCAGCTCCTTGATGTAGTCGATGGCGGCGCCAAAGGCGGCCACGTCGACATAGTCGGGCGTGCCGGCCTCAAACTTGAAGGGGAGGTCGGCAAAGGTGGTGTGCTCAAAGGTGACGTTGCCTATCATCTCGCCGCCGCCCTGGTAGGGCGCCATGGTGTTGAGCCAGTGGCGCTTGCCATAGAGCACGCCCACGCCGGTGGGACCATACATCTTGTGGCTCGAGAAGGCATAAAAGTCGCAGTCCAGGTCCTTGACATCTACACGCATGTGGGGCATGGCCTGGGCGCCGTCGATGAGCACCGGCACACCGTGGCGGTGGGCAATGGCGATCATCTCCTTCACGGGATTGACGGTGCCCAGCACGTTGCTCACGTGGGCGAGCGCCACAAAGCGGGTAGAGTCGGTAAACAAGTCCTCGTAGGCGTCGAGGTCACACTCGCCGCGGTCGCTCACCGGCACCACGCGCAGGCGCACACGCTTGCGGCGCCCTATGAGCTGCCAGGGCACGATGTTGCTGTGGTGCTCCATGGCCGTGACGATAATCTCGTCGCCGTTGTAGAGCATGTCGCCAAAGGTCGACGCCACCAGGTTGATAGCCTCGGTCGTGCCGCGGGTGAAGATCACCTCCTGCGTGGAGCCGGCATTGATGTAGTCGCGCACCTTCTCGCGTGTGGCCTCGACACGGTCGGTAGCCTCCTGGGAGATGGTGTGCACGCCGCGGTGCACGTTGGCCTTGTGCATGTAGTACATGTCTTCGATGGTCTGCACCACACAGCGCGGAGTCTGCGAGGTGGCAGCGTTGTCGAGATATATCAAGTCGTGCCCGTCGATCTTGCGGGTGAGTATAGGGTACTGGGCCCTGATCTGGTCGATGTCTAATTGTTGTGACATTCTCTTATATTGAGTTACTTACATTAAGACACACTGATTGGGAGTGCCGAAACACATGTGTTTCTTTTTTTCTTGTTGACTAATACGTTTCAATTTTGCTGTTGCAGCCATTGCCGGCACAGGCCTGGCACATGGCCATCTTGCCCTGAAAGCGCTTCTCCACCAGGTGGCGCAGGCGGTCTTTGAGCGCATCGAGGCGCACGCCGTCGATCACGTCGTCGACAAAGGCCTGCATGAGCAGCATGCGCGCCTGGTCGAGGGGGATGCCGCGGGTGCGCATGTAGAACAGGGCTTCCTCGTCGAGCTGGCCTATGGCTGTGCCGTGGGAGCACTGCACATCGTCGGTGTAAATTTCGAGCTGAGGCTTGCTGTACATCTTGGCTGTGGGAGCTGCCACGATGTTGCGGTTGCCCTGGTAGGCATCGGTCTTGGGACAGCCGGGCTTGACCAGTATCTTGCCGGCAAAGGCGCCCACGGCCTCGTCGTTGAGCACATACTTAAACATCTCGTTGCTGTGGCAGTTGGGCTTGTTGTGGCACAGCAGGCTGTGGTTGTCGACGTGCTGCGTGCCCGAGGCGATGGTCATGCCCAGCAGCTGGGTCTGGCAGTGCTCGCCGTCGACGTTCACATAGTAGTCGTTGCGGGTGAAGCCGTTCAAGAGCGTCATGCCGTCGACGAGCACGTTGCTGCCCTCGCGCTGGTCGACAAAGACCGACGACACGCGGTGGGTCGAGGCATTGGTCTCCTCGAGGTCGTAGTAGTCGAAGGTGGCATCCTTGAGGGCCACGATCTCGACCACCTGGCTGCCCAGATAGTCGACACCGGTGTTCTGCGTGTGGTCGCACACGAGCATCTTGGCGTGGGCATTCTCGCCCACGACCACAAGCAGGCGTCTCACAGCCATCACAGGGGCGGCCGCATTGTAGATATTGACCAGCTGAATGGGTTTCTCGGCCATGACCCCGTCGGGGACGTAGACCAGCATGCCGTCCTGGGCCAGCAGGGTGTTGAGCGCCACCTCGGGCTTCGACAAGTCGGCAAGGCTGCCCAAGTACTTGGCGAGTATCTCGGGATGGTTGTGCTGTGCCTGGGCCAGCGACTCTACCACCACCCCGCCGGGCAGCTGGCGCGCTGTGCGGCTGGGGCTGAAAATGTCGTTGTAGAAAAAATAGAGACAGGTGCTCATGTTGGGCACGTCGCAACTGAATGCCTGGCCGGGGTCGGCAGTGAAGGGCGTGCGGTTCACATTCACGCCATAGTCGGGGGCAAAGGCCTGCTCGAGGTCGGTGCCCTCATAGTCCTCCTCGCCCTTGCGGGGCAACCGGGCGCCGTCGAGCGCCTTGAGCGCCGCCGGGCGCAAGGCGTTGAGGGCTGCCGGGGCATGAGCCTCGATAGCGGCGCGATGCTCGGTGTACAAGTCGATATATTGTTTTAATGCCGTCATAGTGTTAAAAAAAGAATAGAGTTGATGTGAAGCCATTCGGGAGGGTGTGGGGGGCGCTACTTGCCGGCAGTGCCGTCGCTGCTGCTGGAATTGGGGGCGCCGTCGACCTGGGCCTTGATCCAGTCGTAGCCGCGCTCTTCGAGCTCCTTGGCCAGCTCGGGGCCGGCGCTCATGACGATGCGCCCCTTGTAGAGCACGTGCACAAAGTCGGGCTTGATGTAGTCGAGCAGACGCTCGTAGTGGGTGATGACGATGGTGGCGTTGTTGGCCGTCTTGAGCTTGTTGACGCCGCTGGCCACGATGCGCAGGGCATCGATGTCGAGGCCGCTGTCGGTCTCGTCGAGAATACTGAGGCGGGGCTCGAGCATGGCCATCTGGAAGATCTCGTTGCGTTTTTTCTCACCGCCCGAGAAGCCCTCGTTCACGGCACGCGAGGCAAGCTTGTTGTCGAGCTGCACCACGGCCCGCTTCTCGCGCATGAGCTTGAGGAAGTCGCTGGCCGAGAGCGGCGGCTCGTTGAAATACTTGCGCTTCTCGTTGATGGCTGTGCGCATGAAGTTGACCATCGACACGCCCGGTATCTCCACCGGGTACTGGAAACTCAGAAACAGGCCCTCGTGGGCGCGGTCCTCGGGCTTCATGGCCAGCAGGTCCTTGCCGTAGAAGGTGGCGCTGCCGCCAGTCACTGTGAAGGCGGGGTTGCCGGTGAGCACTGCGCTCAGCGTCGACTTGCCCGAGCCATTGGGACCCATGATGGCATGCACCTCGCCGGGCTTCACCGTGAGGTTGACGCCTTTCAATATCTCTTTGCCTTCGATGGAGGCATGTAAATCTTTTACTATTAACATGTTGTATATTTTCTATAACTTGTATGTGTGCTTGCGGCGGGCCGCAATTGATAAATCACTGTACTTAATCTGGTTTCACCCCACGCTGCCCTCGAGCGACACGCTGAGCAGCTTTTGTGCCTCGACTGCAAACTCCATGGGGAGCTTCGACATCACCTCCTTGGCATAGCCGTTGACGATGAGGCCCACGGCGTCCTCGGTCGAGATGCCGCGCTGGTTGCAGTAGAAGAGCTGGTCCTCGTTGATCTTGCTGGTAGTGGCCTCGTGCTCGACCACGCTGCTGTCGTTGGCCACCTCGATCACGGGGAAGGTGTGGGCTCCGCTGGTGGGTGTGAGCAGCAGGCTGTCGCACTGGGTGTAGTTGCGGCAGTTGGTGGCATTCTTGGCAATCTTCACCATGCCGCGGTAGCTGTTCTGGCTGTGGCCGGCGCTTATGCCCTTCGACACGATGGTGCTGCGGGTGTTCTTGCCCAGGTGTATCATCTTGGTGCCTGTGTCGGCCTCCTGATAGTTGCGTGTGAGGGCCACCGAGTAGAACTCGCCCACCGAGTTGTTGCCCCTCAGGATGCAGCTGGGATATTTCCAGGTGATGGCGCTGCCCGTCTCCACCTGGGTCCACGAGAGCTTGCTGTAGTCGCCGCGGCACAGGCCGCGCTTGGTGACCAGGTTGTAGATGCC
This window contains:
- the sufC gene encoding Fe-S cluster assembly ATPase SufC, producing MLIVKDLHASIEGKEILKGVNLTVKPGEVHAIMGPNGSGKSTLSAVLTGNPAFTVTGGSATFYGKDLLAMKPEDRAHEGLFLSFQYPVEIPGVSMVNFMRTAINEKRKYFNEPPLSASDFLKLMREKRAVVQLDNKLASRAVNEGFSGGEKKRNEIFQMAMLEPRLSILDETDSGLDIDALRIVASGVNKLKTANNATIVITHYERLLDYIKPDFVHVLYKGRIVMSAGPELAKELEERGYDWIKAQVDGAPNSSSSDGTAGK
- the sufD gene encoding Fe-S cluster assembly protein SufD codes for the protein MTALKQYIDLYTEHRAAIEAHAPAALNALRPAALKALDGARLPRKGEEDYEGTDLEQAFAPDYGVNVNRTPFTADPGQAFSCDVPNMSTCLYFFYNDIFSPSRTARQLPGGVVVESLAQAQHNHPEILAKYLGSLADLSKPEVALNTLLAQDGMLVYVPDGVMAEKPIQLVNIYNAAAPVMAVRRLLVVVGENAHAKMLVCDHTQNTGVDYLGSQVVEIVALKDATFDYYDLEETNASTHRVSSVFVDQREGSNVLVDGMTLLNGFTRNDYYVNVDGEHCQTQLLGMTIASGTQHVDNHSLLCHNKPNCHSNEMFKYVLNDEAVGAFAGKILVKPGCPKTDAYQGNRNIVAAPTAKMYSKPQLEIYTDDVQCSHGTAIGQLDEEALFYMRTRGIPLDQARMLLMQAFVDDVIDGVRLDALKDRLRHLVEKRFQGKMAMCQACAGNGCNSKIETY
- a CDS encoding aminotransferase class V-fold PLP-dependent enzyme, which encodes MSQQLDIDQIRAQYPILTRKIDGHDLIYLDNAATSQTPRCVVQTIEDMYYMHKANVHRGVHTISQEATDRVEATREKVRDYINAGSTQEVIFTRGTTEAINLVASTFGDMLYNGDEIIVTAMEHHSNIVPWQLIGRRKRVRLRVVPVSDRGECDLDAYEDLFTDSTRFVALAHVSNVLGTVNPVKEMIAIAHRHGVPVLIDGAQAMPHMRVDVKDLDCDFYAFSSHKMYGPTGVGVLYGKRHWLNTMAPYQGGGEMIGNVTFEHTTFADLPFKFEAGTPDYVDVAAFGAAIDYIKELGMENIAAHEHELLEEATRELLEIPGMRIFGTQSGKGAVISFLVGDISSYDMGLLLDKLGIAVRTGHHCAQPLMQRYGVQGMVRASFAVYNTLDEVHRFTAAVKRVAGMF